In Lineus longissimus chromosome 13, tnLinLong1.2, whole genome shotgun sequence, one genomic interval encodes:
- the LOC135497979 gene encoding uncharacterized protein LOC135497979 isoform X2 — protein sequence MWSYPKRALLTRLSVETTRNKFNESALPTKVKLFTRHPDPDGEGPVRCTSFCEDATNQLADLTETQFKAAVKEACGDAFNTELSLDSDPDWDKAFGIIEAQDYTFSKQGTWATTKPVLPPGGNDGIHNDLYIMAQSLERALVTMMSNGEAKKFIEKMLNSIQIHEGITDSVVTHESPVNYSYTNGRVQFVEPDDVDTWENDEVSVVSVQRRRTSAAWSSIDSEDPSVCPSEIHGIVPDHIWYLHHYPGFFILNVECKQVADYSSRIQCIHQMLTQMHFQNSSFGLLISKKGWHLILIRKHDDIFSVYQMSSSLISLENLHFNVQSLKSLCCWLYRIMNFRLKCFAG from the exons ATGTGGTCTTATCCAAAAAGAGCACTGTTGACGAGACTCAGTGTCGAAACAACGCGgaataaattcaatgaatctgCCCTGCCAACAAAAGTGAAGTTGTTCACTCGTCACCCTGATCCTGATGGAGAAGGACCAGTTCGCTGCACATCCTTCTGTGAAGATGCTACAAACCAATTAGCTGACTTAACAGAGACACAATTTAAGGCTGCAGTAAAAGAGGCATGTGGAGATGCATTCAATACTGAGTTGTCCCTTGATAGTGATCCAGATTGGGACAAAGCGTTCGGCATAATCGAAGCACAAGATTACACCTTTTCCAAACAAGGAACATGGGCAACAACAAAACCTGTATTGCCAC CTGGCGGTAACGATGGGATACACAATGACCTGTACATTATGGCTCAGAGCCTGGAGCGTGCGTTAGTTACCATGATGAGTAATGGAGAAGCCAAGAAGTTCATTGAGAAAATGCTGAATAGCATTCAAATTCATGAAGGAATCACTGATAGTGTAGTGACGCATGAGAGTCCAGTGAATTATTCATACACAAATGGTAGAGTCCAGTTTGTTGAACCCGATGATGTTGACACATGGGAAAATGATGAGGTTTCTGTCGTTAGCGTGCAGCGCCGCAGGACATCAGCAGCATGGTCCTCGATTGATTCTGAGGATCCATCCGTTTGTCCTTCAGAAATTCATGGAATTGTTCCCGATCATATCTGGTATTTGCATCACTATCCAGGCTTTTTCATTCTTAATGTAGAGTGCAAGCAAGTTGCTGATTATAGCTCTAGGATTCAGTGCATTCATCAAATGTTAACAcagatgcattttcaaaattcttctTTTGGTCTTTTGATTTCTAAAAAGGGTTGGCATCTAATCCTTATAAGGAAACATGATGACATATTCTCGGTATATCAAATGAGTAGTTCCCTTATTAGTTTGGAAAATTTACACTTCAATGTACAGAGTTTGAAGTCATTGTGCTGCTGGTTATATAGAATCATGAATTTCAGACTGAAATGTTTTGCAGGCTAG
- the LOC135497979 gene encoding uncharacterized protein LOC135497979 isoform X1 — protein sequence MKRKATSKATSACSPTTPPSTEGLLVEGRPKHPEDSFHWMWSYPKRALLTRLSVETTRNKFNESALPTKVKLFTRHPDPDGEGPVRCTSFCEDATNQLADLTETQFKAAVKEACGDAFNTELSLDSDPDWDKAFGIIEAQDYTFSKQGTWATTKPVLPPGGNDGIHNDLYIMAQSLERALVTMMSNGEAKKFIEKMLNSIQIHEGITDSVVTHESPVNYSYTNGRVQFVEPDDVDTWENDEVSVVSVQRRRTSAAWSSIDSEDPSVCPSEIHGIVPDHIWYLHHYPGFFILNVECKQVADYSSRIQCIHQMLTQMHFQNSSFGLLISKKGWHLILIRKHDDIFSVYQMSSSLISLENLHFNVQSLKSLCCWLYRIMNFRLKCFAG from the exons ATGAAGAGGAAGGCGACGTCCAAGGCCACAAGTGCATGTTCTCCGACAACACCTCCGTCGACGGAAGGCCTGCTAGTGGAAGGGCGGCCTAAACACCCTGAAGATTCTTTT CATTGGATGTGGTCTTATCCAAAAAGAGCACTGTTGACGAGACTCAGTGTCGAAACAACGCGgaataaattcaatgaatctgCCCTGCCAACAAAAGTGAAGTTGTTCACTCGTCACCCTGATCCTGATGGAGAAGGACCAGTTCGCTGCACATCCTTCTGTGAAGATGCTACAAACCAATTAGCTGACTTAACAGAGACACAATTTAAGGCTGCAGTAAAAGAGGCATGTGGAGATGCATTCAATACTGAGTTGTCCCTTGATAGTGATCCAGATTGGGACAAAGCGTTCGGCATAATCGAAGCACAAGATTACACCTTTTCCAAACAAGGAACATGGGCAACAACAAAACCTGTATTGCCAC CTGGCGGTAACGATGGGATACACAATGACCTGTACATTATGGCTCAGAGCCTGGAGCGTGCGTTAGTTACCATGATGAGTAATGGAGAAGCCAAGAAGTTCATTGAGAAAATGCTGAATAGCATTCAAATTCATGAAGGAATCACTGATAGTGTAGTGACGCATGAGAGTCCAGTGAATTATTCATACACAAATGGTAGAGTCCAGTTTGTTGAACCCGATGATGTTGACACATGGGAAAATGATGAGGTTTCTGTCGTTAGCGTGCAGCGCCGCAGGACATCAGCAGCATGGTCCTCGATTGATTCTGAGGATCCATCCGTTTGTCCTTCAGAAATTCATGGAATTGTTCCCGATCATATCTGGTATTTGCATCACTATCCAGGCTTTTTCATTCTTAATGTAGAGTGCAAGCAAGTTGCTGATTATAGCTCTAGGATTCAGTGCATTCATCAAATGTTAACAcagatgcattttcaaaattcttctTTTGGTCTTTTGATTTCTAAAAAGGGTTGGCATCTAATCCTTATAAGGAAACATGATGACATATTCTCGGTATATCAAATGAGTAGTTCCCTTATTAGTTTGGAAAATTTACACTTCAATGTACAGAGTTTGAAGTCATTGTGCTGCTGGTTATATAGAATCATGAATTTCAGACTGAAATGTTTTGCAGGCTAG